In Streptococcus parasuis, the following proteins share a genomic window:
- the serC gene encoding 3-phosphoserine/phosphohydroxythreonine transaminase produces the protein MTIYNFSAGPAVLPKPVLERAQAEFLDYNGSGMSVLEMSHRSKDFDDIIKSAEATLRELMAIPDNYKVIFLQGGASLEFTMIPLNFAQGKKAYYLVGGSWGKKAYTEAVKLSKTIAFEPILLGSTEDITYAELPTFDKNEIDPSAAYVHLTTNNTIEGTAVYDIPDTNGVPVIADMSSNILAARYNVEDFAMIYAGAQKNIGPAGVTVVIVREDFLNDQPMLSSMLDYRIQAENESLYNTPPAYSIYISKLVFDWVKEIGGVDEMEKINREKSGLLYDYIDQSDFYTNPVRKKEERSVANIPFVSPSEELDAKFVKEATAAGFKNIKGHRSVGGMRASLYNAFPRQGVVDLIEFMKKFAAENA, from the coding sequence ATGACAATCTACAACTTTTCTGCAGGTCCTGCAGTATTGCCAAAACCAGTACTTGAACGCGCCCAAGCTGAATTCTTGGACTACAATGGTTCGGGAATGAGTGTTTTGGAGATGTCGCATCGCTCCAAGGACTTTGATGATATTATAAAGAGTGCTGAGGCAACACTTCGTGAATTGATGGCGATTCCTGATAACTATAAAGTTATTTTCTTGCAAGGGGGAGCATCATTAGAATTCACAATGATTCCGCTCAACTTTGCTCAAGGCAAAAAAGCTTACTATCTTGTAGGTGGTTCATGGGGCAAAAAAGCCTATACAGAGGCAGTGAAGTTGTCTAAAACGATTGCCTTCGAACCAATTTTGCTTGGTTCAACTGAAGATATTACCTATGCAGAATTGCCAACTTTCGATAAAAATGAGATTGATCCAAGTGCAGCCTATGTGCATTTGACAACAAATAACACTATTGAAGGTACAGCAGTATATGATATTCCTGACACCAATGGTGTGCCAGTGATTGCTGACATGTCTTCAAACATCTTAGCAGCTCGCTATAATGTTGAAGATTTTGCCATGATTTATGCTGGTGCACAGAAGAACATTGGTCCTGCTGGTGTGACAGTGGTGATTGTTCGTGAGGACTTCCTCAATGATCAACCTATGCTTTCAAGCATGTTGGACTACCGTATTCAAGCTGAAAATGAGTCTCTATATAATACTCCGCCAGCATACTCTATCTATATTTCTAAACTTGTCTTTGATTGGGTGAAAGAAATTGGTGGTGTTGATGAGATGGAAAAAATCAACCGCGAAAAATCTGGTTTGCTTTATGACTATATCGACCAGTCTGATTTCTACACAAATCCTGTTCGCAAAAAAGAGGAGCGTTCAGTAGCTAATATTCCTTTTGTTTCACCAAGTGAAGAATTGGATGCAAAATTTGTCAAAGAAGCAACTGCAGCTGGATTTAAGAATATCAAAGGTCACCGTTCAGTTGGTGGAATGCGGGCATCATTATACAATGCCTTTCCACGTCAAGGTGTGGTTGATTTGATCGAATTCATGAAGAAATTTGCTGCGGAGAATGCTTAA
- a CDS encoding amino acid ABC transporter ATP-binding protein, which produces MLEVKNIEKSFGEKKVLDGVSLRVDQGDVVVILGPSGSGKTTFLRTLNYLEKADAGQLTLDGKDYDLAKISRKEVLEIRQKTAFVFQNYNLFANKTAIENILEGLVIARKIPKAEALEIAEKALAKVGLSDKRDAYPSQLSGGQQQRIGIARAIAVKPDVILFDEPTSALDPELIGDVLSVMKELAQEGITMVVVTHEMSFARDVANHVIFMEGGHIIEEGEPKQFFARPKEERTKQFLTRIIPELNIDPVI; this is translated from the coding sequence ATGTTAGAAGTTAAAAATATTGAGAAATCCTTTGGTGAAAAAAAGGTTTTGGACGGTGTTAGTTTAAGGGTTGATCAGGGAGATGTCGTTGTCATTCTCGGTCCATCTGGTTCTGGAAAGACAACTTTCTTGAGGACCCTTAATTATTTGGAGAAGGCTGACGCAGGGCAATTGACTCTGGATGGAAAAGACTATGATTTGGCCAAAATCAGCCGAAAAGAAGTATTAGAAATTCGTCAAAAAACAGCCTTTGTTTTTCAAAATTATAATCTATTTGCCAATAAAACAGCTATTGAAAATATCTTAGAAGGATTAGTGATTGCAAGGAAAATTCCAAAAGCTGAAGCCTTAGAAATTGCGGAAAAAGCCCTAGCGAAGGTTGGTTTATCGGACAAACGAGATGCCTATCCGAGTCAGCTTTCAGGTGGGCAGCAGCAACGAATAGGTATTGCGCGTGCTATTGCGGTAAAACCAGATGTTATCCTGTTTGATGAGCCAACTTCTGCTTTAGACCCAGAGTTAATTGGTGACGTCTTGTCGGTCATGAAGGAATTGGCCCAGGAGGGTATTACGATGGTAGTGGTTACGCATGAAATGAGTTTTGCTAGAGATGTCGCCAATCATGTCATCTTTATGGAAGGTGGCCATATTATCGAAGAGGGCGAGCCCAAACAATTTTTCGCTCGACCGAAAGAAGAACGAACCAAGCAATTTTTAACAAGGATCATACCAGAATTAAATATTGACCCAGTCATCTAA
- a CDS encoding amino acid ABC transporter permease, producing MDIQYIISTFLKTLAGVPVTLGIMLVSIILSFFPALLLALGRHYKVKGVTSFSIIYLAFIRSTPQILLILFFYSLFPSLLNNLFKETGINVFNIPPIAYAFVIFSLITIGSLSEIIRSAILTVDKGQLEAAQAIGLTNTQAFIRIIFPQALRSALPNLCNLVINLVKGTSLVFVMTVKDITAIAKVEAAYGYQYFESYLVIFLMYILICGLIQFLFNKLENYVKLV from the coding sequence ATGGATATTCAATACATCATTTCTACATTTTTGAAGACGCTTGCAGGTGTTCCAGTCACTCTGGGAATCATGCTTGTTTCCATTATACTTAGTTTCTTTCCGGCTCTTCTTTTAGCTTTGGGACGTCACTATAAGGTTAAAGGGGTAACTAGTTTTTCAATTATTTATCTTGCATTTATTCGCTCAACACCACAAATATTATTGATATTATTTTTTTACAGTCTTTTTCCAAGTTTATTGAACAATCTTTTCAAGGAAACTGGGATTAATGTATTTAATATTCCTCCTATAGCATATGCGTTTGTCATATTTAGTCTGATTACCATTGGAAGCCTATCAGAAATAATTCGCTCAGCCATTCTAACAGTTGATAAAGGTCAATTAGAGGCTGCTCAAGCCATTGGATTAACAAACACTCAAGCCTTCATTCGAATTATTTTTCCTCAAGCTTTACGCTCAGCCCTTCCAAATTTATGTAATTTAGTCATCAATCTTGTGAAAGGAACGTCATTGGTTTTTGTCATGACGGTAAAAGATATTACAGCTATCGCAAAAGTAGAGGCAGCTTATGGTTATCAATATTTTGAATCGTATCTTGTCATTTTCTTAATGTATATTCTCATTTGTGGCCTCATTCAATTTCTATTTAACAAACTTGAAAATTATGTAAAACTTGTATAG